One stretch of Maylandia zebra isolate NMK-2024a linkage group LG13, Mzebra_GT3a, whole genome shotgun sequence DNA includes these proteins:
- the si:dkey-191g9.7 gene encoding uncharacterized protein si:dkey-191g9.7, which translates to MAEAGRPMSELHPMGGTIPLQPIFSNQSVFDTTETPTQVTSPSGLPQRPCYNCQEKSPSEICEEQCHSTPTATETAKHQQSPSEHFPLIMASNHPLRPVVTETLSDNDEIVVNTNTNYPETIRTEQNVKLATLIVHRSHSDTLPLAKTEIAFHSRDASVQEAETHSMMACKQPMQLHQCNTVTTICSGDCSLQHPQRRGLCISSDDADIKAQCQGEGGPLSTKCDKPHCCSSYIHHANFEDTFAAYCHPQPIPAPSQMLPRLADSSIQPPVPPSSAGNHLTLPRLFSSVSETGLDAKHLLRCCNLSCSWISSLPPGTGPQCSQKHLGKDDWCSTTTGQERITTRDMGTMTAQKVLRDIGVQTNQTTGSHVFPQIYLAEANKSKMSSSQTDSDRDKKASGAPKSPVKEVKWDAEGMTWEVYGASVDPEELGLAIQKHLELQIKETANRAAKLSQQNPNPSQQVRNAGCYRKRRMMGYLQSPACCSCSSAAVD; encoded by the coding sequence ATGGCAGAGGCAGGGCGTCCCATGTCAGAGCTGCATCCAATGGGAGGAACTATTCCACTGCAGCCTATTTTTTCCAACCAGTCCGTCTTTGACACCACAGAGACACCTACACAAGTAACATCACCCTCTGGACTGCCTCAACGACCATGTTACAACTGCCAGGAGAAATCCCCCAGTGAAATCTGTGAAGAACAATGTCATTCAACTCCTACTGCAACAGAAACCGCTAAACACCAACAAAGCCCATCTGAACACTTCCCGCTCATCATGGCTTCAAATCACCCACTTCGTCCAGTTGTGACAGAAACACTTTCAGACAATGATGAGATAGTTGTGAATACAAACACTAATTATCCTGAGACCATCAGAACAGAGCAGAATGTGAAGCTGGCCACCCTGATTGTTCACAGGAGTCACTCGGACACTTTGCCTTTGGCGAAAACTGAAATTGctttccacagcagagatgcAAGCGTCCAAGAGGCTGAGACTCACTCCATGATGGCTTGCAAGCAGCCCATGCAGCTACATCAGTGCAACACTGTTACCACTATTTGCAGTGGAGACTGTAGCTTACAGCATCCTCAGAGGAGAGGTCTCTGTATCTCATCTGATGACGCAGATATCAAAGCGCAGTGTCAAGGAGAAGGCGGCCCTCTTTCCACTAAATGTGACAAGCCACACTGTTGCAGCTCCTATATCCACCATGCCAATTTTGAGGATACATTTGCTGCCTACTGCCATCCTCAGCCTATTCCAGCCCCCTCGCAGATGCTGCCACGTCTGGCAGACTCCAGTATCCAGCCTCCAGTACCACCTTCTTCAGCAGGAAACCACCTTACACTGCCTCGCCTCTTCTCCTCTGTTAGTGAGACTGGCTTAGATGCCAAACATTTGCTGCGTTGCTGCAATCTGAGCTGCTCCTGGATTAGTTCACTGCCACCTGGTACTGGCCCACAATGCTCCCAAAAACACTTAGGTAAAGATGACTGGTGCAGTACGACAACTGGCCAAGAAAGAATCACAACGCGTGACATGGGAACTATGACAGCCCAAAAAGTTCTGAGAGATATCGGGGTGCAGACAAATCAGACCACCGGTTCTCATGTGTTCCCTCAGATCTATCTGGCAGAAGCTAACAAGAGTAAGATGTCTTCTAGCCAGACTGACAGCGACAGAGACAAAAAAGCAAGTGGTGCACCTAAGTCCCCAGTCAAGGAAGTGAAGTGGGATGCAGAAGGGATGACATGGGAGGTCTATGGGGCCTCCGTGGACCCTGAGGAGCTGGGTCTCGCCATCCAGAAACACCTTGAGCTGCAGATCAAGGAGACAGCAAACCGTGCGGCCAAGCTCTCACAGCAAAACCCCAACCCCTCCCAGCAAGTCAGGAATGCTGGCTGTTACAGAAAAAGAAGGATGATGGGCTACCTCCAATCTCCGGCTTGCTGCAGTTGCAG